In Cryptococcus neoformans var. grubii H99 chromosome 9, complete sequence, a genomic segment contains:
- a CDS encoding U3 small nucleolar RNA-associated protein 10 — MSSLAQQLQSIASLDAARLTSAYGAPSGKSYLFPPDVASSHDIDSIFDLAQSGFDELLSLDPEMEEFEDELFSEAAKRTDRMVLSKEENDNLDRTLGRCLRRLGKWIRLMAGGKCIEWLVRRFRVHEMNADEVLRAFLPYHEAPNFPRILAILTIPKRSPYYATFAPLVKNAQPVPRSYIVTSISPAKDKSLVLLGDIASMVQQAVKEGTVHHALLTFWTATMVDLLEGARHGKGANEGVVKQLVESFVTLLETPKAGEDVNAAVYPPLVLLTRIVPLADEPFLAIASSLLTPGTGSNPSQRMLTLLVILNDRHIWPLGLGEHATENLAKISQLGEILVAAMDKYRFEKALNIVVKSMLEKPDLHVKALATVLEHESLPTSVTELACTNLLQLGSSTDSQGVKAACKSLLTNLRERHPSIVDTAFLQASASLEIDAHPVDHGLVQKPSGEVAFLDVYAADISIRVTGVKSVIEMAKKGEEIESSITALEARLSDVDENVVNALYEEPKALLEMLPVEKYIAGVRPVFWAVSPISHIIGLHLDFISQHLLASHPEVGKQIYESLLFPIFLSTEKRQPLTKGQALKLLNGGFRKLDKLSKIGPEIGKAREEGMKGAQKGNLVIAKALAEATMASSTFEDDVSFLIAQLDSTTSSARLLAFLILHSLVLTLRSPRQLSISLSILKYLSPRLTGHSLRDLKHADENVNTEYMESVYKKPEETRTTLRATVSILAVMSKVIKPNGQIVWLSGESKAKDASYKTFAQQIYLWANTAILPANVAQSLLRSLLTQLGEEALLFFSSIWTSSMSPSPLRISALKHALAFIHAYATLPTSPAAQGQPVDFQVVLPQILIALQDSDKGVRRVAVDVLRSVEGGEGMGDVYALDTIYGDRSEMTQLLKSIDRKKYIETLLEVAEEFVIDPLRLKAFHTEVLNMQSGKNRKESAHRRAIIGFLMSHIASYRAIYPRLVLLSLLSDVHDTSILRSAIPLLASLFDDKSEESIWLSSTPDEQQALYLQALMGSLRVQSVSVLGEAGGEGWEFLLNLLDASKSSRFIAKLRTLSFKAMVGGVFSALTPHQQIEYITVLIQCIHALPTDDALNTVKVLEKLDIQPGILIELIGHLSDPLETSVNRKRQRHDAGDEDRPTQTVHELTTFVDSRNWPSIPASAPLVASLMSILSALLAKRLIVKEGIDYLEQEVLGAILALVERITDAQEIQRAHVGIEVIIKVIRASTNPRTAQRALLVASELARLIPDAVLHNVMPIFTFMGASDFQRDDAYTFGVVEKTVSRIVPVMTESLKEKAQNSLELYTKSLTFLSIFTDMAGRLPRHRTLPFFIHLVKSLGASDYLAPVCMLLVDRATTKSGRNKESVSTVLELPTNLVAVFDVSVKTQLLGDIVQELARLIGDLSKTDKEAFLSQTISENDATDRPLRQVTYLLSFLSSLLGQLRGKACSQAPVQSAVRQLIVLAASTSQPVMASTDIPSNLHKALASTMLLLSADNFLGVTAELLSDGSEQDIIMSLGVFAERLPLIKSEVRLRCTKVIAEILKRISGLLAAPGATVNAALEAVKSVTKTAIAQEDGALAGVLPAVVGCIGKVKDSAVIVAALLLIELLVRRLAARTIPFIQSIMDTSLNIIKSTKSAATATNQAFVTLSSIIETIPTFVSSKQLGAVLITTIDYRRVEETNSSSLFTTLAKKIRTKSLFPVIIEAWKTVQEKGGDNEMKGFFEMLRLTLKNAAREDLPNMLKPVFAFFLDVFDLRHRLQLKGVDTKVVNDVEESAIGSFLELVTKLNEPTFKPLFIRLYDWAVIDLAEGKDADDGRLTERKIVLLHVMMGLLTKFKNLLSPYMGTLLPHIQELLSAFASGSVRSEPLWTLLLNVLGKSFEVDSGAFWTDALETELLPQLVAQVPLFLSIAPSPQSPRPISSCLANLAGSTTAENVLRRLNTAVCLATRSDDPKARLAALDALSAIWEAQAEEMVGLVPETVSEFLAELLEDESKDVEIAARAVLAKIEKVTGSLKEYLE, encoded by the exons ATGTCCTCCCTCGCCCAGCAACTCCAGAGCATCGCCTCTCTTGATGCAGCAAGGCTTACATCAGCCTACGGGGCCCCTTCCGGCAAATCTTACCTCTTCCCCCCAGATGTCGCCTCTTCTCATGACATCGACTCTATCTTCGATCTCGCCCAGTCTGGTTTTGACGAACTTCTCTCTTTGGACCctgagatggaagaatttgaagatgagctgTTCAGTGAAGCTGCAAAAAGGACGGACAGGATGGTGTTGAGCAAGGAGGAGAACGATAATTTAGACAGGACGCTGGGAAGATGTTTAAGAAGATTAGGTAAATGGATCAGGCTTATGGCTGGCGGAAAGTGTATCGAATGGCTAGTCAGAAGATTCAG GGTGCACGAGATGAACGCCGACGAGGTTCTTCGAGCCTTCTTACCCTACCACGAAGCCCCCAACTTCCCTCGTATTCTCGCCATCCTTACTATCCCAAAAAGATCACCTTACTACGCTACATTTGCCCCTCTCGTCAAGAATGCTCAGCCTGTTCCCCGTTCATACATCGTCACCTCTATTTCACCTGCCAAAGACAAGTCCCTTGTCCTCCTTGGTGATATCGCCTCCATGGTCCAACAAGCGGTAAAGGAGGGGACCGTGCACCACGCTTTGCTCACCTTTTGGACCGCTACCATGGTTGACTTATTGGAAGGTGCTAGACATGGAAAGGGTGCCAACGAGGGCGTTGTGAAGCAACTCGTGGAGAGTTTTGTGACCCTGCTTGAAACTCCCAAGGCAGGCGAAGACGTGAAT GCTGCCGtttatcctcctcttgttctCCTCACTCGCATAGTGCCTCTTGCCGACGAGCCTTTCCTCGCCATCGCCTCTTCGCTTCTTACACCCGGTACCGGTTCCAATCCTTCTCAGCGTATGCTCACTCTTCTTGTGATTCTCAACGACCGTCACATTTGGCCCCTTGGTCTTGGCGAGCATGCCACTGAGAATTTGGCCAAGATCAGCCAGCTGGGTGAAATCCTTGTTGCCGCCATGGACAAGTATAGGTTCGAAAAGGCGCTCAACATCGTGGTTAAGAGTATGCTCGAGAAGCCCGACTTGCACGTCAAGGCCCTCGCTACTGTACTTGAACACGAATCTCTTCCTACTTCTGTTACAGAGCTTGCCTGTACAAACCTTTTGCAGCTTGGTTCATCTACCGATTCCCAGGGAGTCAAGGCTGCCTGCAAGTCACTCCTTACCAATTTGCGAGAACGCCATCCTTCAATCGTGGATACTGCATTCCTCCAAGCTTCTGCATCTTTAGAAATTGATGCTCACCCTGTCGATCACGGTCTTGTGCAAAAACCCTCGGGGGAGGTTGCTTTTCTTGATGTGTACGCTGCCGATATCTCTATTCGAGTGACTGGTGTCAAGTCGGTCATCGAGATGGCCAAGAAGGGcgaagagattgagagcTCCATTACTGCCCTTGAAGCAAGATTGAGTGATGTCGATGAAAATGTTGTCAACGCGCTCTATGAGGAACCCAAGGCGTTATTGGAGATGTTGCCTGTCGAAAAGTACATCGCCGGTGTCAGACCTGTTTTCTGGGCAGTTTCCCCTATCTCTCATATTATTGGGCTTCATCTCGATTTCATTtctcaacatcttctcgcTTCGCATCCTGAGGTTGGAAAACAAATTTACGAgtccctccttttccccattttcctctccaccgAAAAACGCCAACCTCTTACTAAGGGCCAAGCATTGAAGCTGCTCAACGGTGGATTCAGGAAGTTGGACAAGTTGAGCAAAATTGGCCCTGAGATCGGCAAggcaagggaagagggtATGAAGGGTGCGCAAAAGGGGAATTTGGTCATTGCCAAGGCTTTGGCTG AGGCTACCATGGCCTCATCCActtttgaggatgatgtaTCTTTTCTCATTGCCCAGCTCGACTCTACTACTTCTTCTGCACGCCTCCTTGCTTTCTTGATCCTCCATTCTCTTGTCCTTACCCTCCGTAGTCCCCGTCAGCTTTCGATTTCTCTCTCTATTCTCAAGTACCTCTCTCCTCGATTGACTGGTCATTCCTTGAGGGATCTCAAGCACGCGGATGAGAACGTCAACACTGAGTACATGGAAAGCGTCTACAAGAAGCCTGAGGAGACCCGCACAACTCTGCGAGCAACTGTCAGCATCTTGGCAGTTATGAGCAAGGTTATCAAGCCTAATGGCCAGATCGTCTGGTTGTCCGGAGAGAGCAAAGCGAAGGATGCTTCTTACAAGACATTTGCCCAGCAAATCTACCTTTGGGCCAACACTGCCATTCTTCCTGCTAATGTTGCCCAGTCTCTTCTCCGCTCTCTTCTTACCCAGCTGGGCGAAGAAGcccttttgttcttctcctctaTCTGGACTTCTTCCATGTCCCCCTCCCCTTTGCGAATTTCCGCGCTCAAGCATGCCCTTGCCTTCATCCATGCCTATGCTACCCTTCCTACCAGCCCCGCTGCGCAAGGTCAACCCGTGGATTTCCAAGTGGTCCTGCCTCAGATTTTGATTGCTTTGCAGGATAGTGATAAGGGTGTGAGACGGGTGGCGGTTGACGTTTTAAGAAGCGTAGAGGGTGGTGAGGGAATGGGTGATGTTTACGCTTTGGATACTATTTACGGTGACCGATCGG AGATGACTCAACTCCTCAAGTCAATTGACAGAAAGAAATACATTGAAACGCTCCTCGAGGTCGCTGAAGAGTTTGTTATCGACCCTCTGAGGTTGAAAGCCTTCCACACCGAGGTGCTCAACATGCAGTCTGGTAAGAACAGAAAAGAGTCAGCTCACCGTCGAGCAATTATTGGATTCCTCATGTCCCATATCGCTTCTTATCGAGCTATTTACCCTCGTCTTGTTCTCTTATCCCTCCTCTCTGATGTGCACGACACTTCTATCTTGCGAAGCgccattcctcttctcgccaGCCTCTTTGATGATAAGTCCGAGGAAAGTATCTGGTTGAGCAGCACGCCTGACGAACAGCAAGCTCTGTACTTGCAAGCTCTGATGGGCAGCTTGAGGGTGCAGAGCGTAAGCGTTCTTGGTGAAGCaggtggagaaggttgGGAATTCCTTCTCAACTTGCTGGATGCCTCAAAGTCGTCTC GTTTCATCGCCAAACTTCGAACCCTCTCTTTCAAAGCCATGGTTGGCGGAGTATTCTCCGCTCTTACACCTCACCAGCAGATTGAGTACATCACTGTCCTTATCCAGTGTATCCATGCTCTCCCTACCGACGATGCTCTTAATACCGTCAAAGTGCTCGAGAAGCTTGACATCCAGCCGGGAATTCTCATTGAGTTGATTGGGCATTTGTCTGATCCTTTGGAGACGAGCGTTAAtaggaagaggcagaggcaTGATGCTGG AGATGAAGACAGGCCTACGCAAACGGTTCATGAACTCACCACCTTCGTTGATTCTCGCAACTGGCCTTCCATTCCCGCCAGTGCCCCTCTTGTTGCATCTCTCATGTCTATCCTTTCTGCTCTCCTCGCCAAACGGCTCATCGTCAAGGAAGGTATTGATTATCTTGAACAGGAAGTCCTCGGAGCTATTCTTGCTTTGGTTGAAAGGATTACCGACGCCCAGGAGATCCAGAGGGCGCACGTCGGTATCGAGGTGATCATCAAGGTCATAAGAGCCTCTACCAACCCTCGAACTGCGCAGCGGGCGTTACTTGTTGCGTCCGAGTTGGCTAGGCTAATCCCTGACGCCGTACTGCATAACGTCATGCCCATCTTTACCTTCATGGGCGCAAGCGACTTTCAAAGAGATGATGCGTACACGTTCGGTGTGGTCGAAAAG ACCGTTTCAAGGATCGTCCCTGTCATGACGGAGTCTctcaaggagaaggcgcAGAACAGCTTGGAGCTCTATACCAAGTCGCTAACTTTCTTGAGTATCTTCACCGACATGGCTGGCCGTCTGCCCCGACACCGCACCCTTCC tttcttcatccaccttGTCAAATCTCTCGGTGCTTCTGACTACCTCGCCCCCGTTTGCATGCTTCTTGTTGACCGCGCGACTACTAAGTCCGGCAGGAATAAAGAGTCGGTGTCTACTGTCCTTGAGCTTCCCACCAACTTGGTCGCAGTCTTCGACGTTTCAGTGAAGACCCAACTGCTTGGCGATATCGTGCAGGAGCTGGCCAGGTTGATTGGTGACCTCAGCAAAACCGATAAGGAGGCATTCTTGAGCCAAAC TATTTCGGAGAACGATGCGACCGATCGGCCCCTTCGCCAGGTCACataccttctttccttcctctcctctcttctcggCCAGCTTCGAGGCAAAGCTTGTTCTCAAGCCCCTGTACAATCTGCTGTTCGCCAGCTCATCGTGCTTGCCGCTTCAACGTCCCAGCCCGTTATGGCGTCTACTGATATCCCCTCCAACTTGCATAAGGCTCTCGCCAGCACCatgctcctcctttccgCTGACAACTTCTTGGGAGTCACTGCAGAATTGCTTAGCGACGGCTCAGAACAAGATATCATCATGTCGCTTGGTGTATTTGCCGAGCGCCTTCCTCTCATAAAGTCCGAGGTCCGCTTGCGCTGCACTAAGGTTATCGCTGAGATACTTAAGAGGATCAGCGGCTTGCTCGCCGCACCGGGAGCGACTGTCAATGCAGCTTTGGAAGCTGTCAAGTCTGTAACTAAGACTGCGATTGCTCAAGAGGATGGTGCCCTGGCAGGCGTTTTACCTGCCGTCGTGGGCTGTATTGGAAAGGTTAAAGACAGTGCCGTTATTGTTGCTGCATTGTTGTTGATTGAACTATTAGT TCGACGTCTCGCCGCACGAACAATTCCCTTCATCCAGTCCATCATGGACACCTCCCTCAACATTATTAAATCTACCAAATCCGCTGCTACAGCTACCAACCAAGCCTTTGTCACCCTTTCCTCAATCATTGAGACCATTCCAACCTTTGTTTCCTCCAAGCAGCTCGGTGCTGTTCTAATCACCACCATCGATTATCGAAGGGTCGAAGAAAcaaactcttcctccttgttcACCACACTTGCCAAGAAAATTCGCACAAAGTCTCTTTTCCCTGTCATCATAGAAGCTTGGAAGACAGTGCAAGAAAAGGGCGGCGACAATGAAATGAAGGGTTTCTTTGAGATGTTGAGATTGACGTTGAAGAATGCGGCAAGGGAAGATTTGCCTAACATGCTTAAGCCTGTGTtcgctttcttcttggatGTGTTCGACTTGAGACACCGATTGCAACTCAAGGGTGTTGATACAAAGGTTGTCAACGACGTTGAAGAGTCTGCTATCGGATCTTTCCTCGAGTTGGTTACTAAGCTCAACGAGCCTACATTCAAGCCGCTGTTCATCAGACTGTATGACTGGGCCGTCATTGACTTGGCTGAGGGCAAGGATGCCGACGATGGGCGTTTGACTGAAAGGAAGATTGTGCTCCTCCATGTGATGATGGGCCTTCTTACCAAATTCAAGAACCTCCTTTCACCCTACATGGGCACACTTTTGCCTCACATTCAAGAGCTCCTTTCCGCCTTCGCGTCTGGCTCCGTTCGCTCAGAACCTCTCTGgaccctcctcctcaatgTCCTCGGCAAATCCTTCGAAGTCGACTCTGGCGCTTTCTGGACTGACGCCTTGGAGACTGAGCTCCTTCCTCAGCTTGTGGCTCAAgtccctcttttcctttccattgctccttctccccagaGCCCTCGCCCCATTTCCAGCTGTTTGGCGAATCTTGCAGGCAGTACCACTGCTGAAAACGTCTTGAGGCGTCTCAACACTGCAGTATGCCTTGCTACTAGGTCTGACGACCCGAAGGCGAGGTTGGCAGCTCTTGATGCCCTCAGCGCCATTTGGGAAGCTCAGgcagaggagatggtgggcTTGGTGCCAGAAACTGTGAGCGAGTTCCTGGCGGAGTTGTTGGAAGACGAAAGCAAGGACGTGGAAATTGCGGCTCGTGCTGTGTTGGCCAAGATTGAAAAGGTGACAGGTAGTTTGAAGGAGTATCTCGAGTAG
- a CDS encoding DNA-directed RNA polymerase I, II, and III subunit RPABC2 — translation MSDDERMDTGDFEGGDYEQDYVDPDTLNYENEENAEEEAANGEVDETMIIESGAPEGGRPRTGKAAKPNEIRVTTPYMTKYERARVLGTRALQISMNAPVLVPVEGESDPLEIAIKELAAKKIPLVIRRYLPDNSFEDWKVEELIVQE, via the exons ATGTCTGACGACGAGCGAATGGACACTGGCGATTTCGAAGGAGGTGATTACGAGCAGGACTACGTGGACCCAGATACCCTCAA CTAcgagaatgaagaaaatgccgaggaagaggccGCTAATGGCGAGGTCGATGAAACTATGATCATC GAATCAGGTGCTCCGGAAGGCGGCCGTCCCCGGACAGGAAAGGCTGCCAAGCCGAATGAGATCCGAGTGACGACTCCTTATATGACAAAGTACGAGCGAGCAAGAGTATTGGGTACCAGAGCTTTGCAGATTAG TATGAATGCCCCCGTCCTTGTGCCCGTGGAAGGAGAATCAGACCCTCTTGAGATTGCGATCAAAGAACTTGCCGCGAAAAAGATCCCTCTCGTCATACGGCGATATCTTCCTG ACAACTCTTTCGAGGACtggaaggttgaggagctCATCGTTCAGGAATAA
- a CDS encoding hexaprenyl-diphosphate synthase gives MLRRPALSTRAFPKHRTSSAFSFSTSQRRSSLLSSPAKQPESTWAAATTEAHRVLTPQPTTSASTATSLDDPLSAINSEIGNLKSSLWRMLGSSNSALDTVAKYYFQAEGKHLRPLLVLLMSQATNGLGGKGWDGARLEAVRRKVDDSLTAEGGVLNDWNPEVSGPEPSSGLGSMVFASPFRIPEAGAPATPEPEPLPSQFDELLGGGNGQPVILPTQRRLASITEMIHVASLLHDDVIDASSLRRGTPSAPSTFGNKLSILSGDFLLGRASVALARLGSREVVELLATVIANLVEGEVMQLRATSEPEKAPTAKGFEDYMRKTYLKTASLMAKSARAAVILGGCGSVSEEGAWVKDVAYGYGRNLGIAFQLIDDALDFLPPDPSLGKPSLGADLRLGLATAPALFAWETHPSMGPLILRKFTEPGDVEAARDLVARSDGLQRTVELAREFAGEARRLVEMLPESGARDALVQLTIKVVERVK, from the exons ATGCTCCGTCGCCCAGCCCTTTCGACCAGGGCATTCCCTAAGCACCGCACCtcctcagccttctccttctccacttcACAGCGACGCTCATCgcttctctcttctccagctaAACAGCCAGAGTCTACCTGGGCAGCTGCCACTACGGAAGCTCATCGAGTCCTTACACCTCAGCCGACTACTTCAGCTTCAACAGCTACTTCGCTCGATGACCCTCTATCTGCCATTAACTCCGAGATCGGTAACCTCAAATCCAGTCTCTGGCGTATGCTCGGCTCTTCCAATTCTGCACTCGACACCGTCGCAAAGTACTATTTCCAAGCTGAAGGGAAGCACCTCAGGCCGTTGTTGGTGTTGCTCATGAGCCAGGCGACTAACGGATTAGGTGGTaagggatgggatgggGCAAGATTAGAGGCGGTTAGGAGGAAAGTGGATGACAGTCTTACAGCTGAAGGAGGTGTGCTGAATGACTGGAACCCAGAGGTCTCTGGGCCGGAGCCTTCGTCAGGTTTGGGAAGTATGGTGTTCGCCTCACCGTTTAGAATACCTGAGGCTGGAGCGCCCGCTACTCCAGAGCCTgaacctcttccttcccagtTCGACGAATTATTAGGAGGAGGGAACGGTCAGCCTGTAATCTTGCCTACTCAAAGGCGGTTGGCCAGCATTACGGAAATGATCCATGTCGCTTCATTGTTACATGACGACGTCATTgatgcttcttctctgcgACGTGGTACTCCTTCGGCTCCATCAACCTTCGGCAACAAActctccattctctctGGTGATTTCCTGTTGGGGCGCGCTTCTGTCGCCCTTGCCCGTCTTGGCTCTCGAGAAGTTGTTGAATTGCTTGCTACTGTCATCGCCAACCTTGTAGAAGGTGAAGTGATGCAGCTGAGGGCAACAAGCGAACCCGAGAAGGCTCCTACGGCGAAAGGTTTTGAGGACTATATGAGAAAGACATACTTGAAGACCGCGAGTTTGATGGCCAAGAGTGCAAGGGCCGCTGTCATCCTTGGTGGTTGCGGATCTGTGAGCGAAGAGGGAGCGTGGGTAAAGGATGTTGCGTATGGATATGGCAGGAACCTGGGTATCGCTTTCCAG CTGATCGACGATGCCCTTGacttcctccctcccgATCCTTCTCTCGGCAAGCCTTCTCTTGGTGCCGATCTCCGTTTAGGTCTTGCCACAGCGCCCGCCCTTTTCGCCTGGGAGACTCACCCTTCAATGGGCCCCCTCATCCTCCGGAAATTCACTGAACCAGGAGATGTTGAGGCTGCCCGAGATCTTGTGGCCAGGAGTGATGGATTGCAGAGGACAGTGGAGTTGGCTAGAGAGTTTGCAGGTGAGGCGAGAAGGTTAGTCGAGATGTTGCCGGAGAGCGGAGCGAGGGATGCATTGGTGCAGCTAACGATCAAGGTCGTTGAGCGAGTCAAGTAG
- a CDS encoding alginate lyase, producing the protein MLTSIIAALPLLASLPLSSAYAVSDDAALESRSWYERAAAALSSKADVAHGPSGFRSRAHTSGLRRRASRHHNETGQKLVRRKKETTQKLGGEKKKKKRSCKAKTTGLGTAAPASSSSVSKGVIAATVSNSLGTFASAATAGASSQAESSAVSSSSSNAAHVTNYAPTTTSSIESSTITDSASAVTDAWSPEISIGLSAGISSNASIDILTTYTVPDSATTAPTISPSVSASATSSAANSSVSELSSELLPWGHGVSSWTTSDGLLTYDAALKPLTAGKLPSTGNAPDGTSALYAHFPAGSYGLTDSGFSFYSSGAHSGVEVDSASEVAFSYSVYFEEGFGFNKGGKMPGLYGGTSLSEAKSCSGGRQDDRGSCFSARLMWRADGAGEIYDYLPVSYTGTDDGYGESIDRGAFTWATGRWQTVAIRVKLNDVGQANGEQELFIDGKSVINISGVTFATEDDTKVFGIMAQTFFGGHASDWASPKDQNLYFKDWTLTVLA; encoded by the exons ATGCTCACATCCATTATTGCTgctctccccctcctcgcttccctccctctttccaGCGCTTACGCCGTCTCGGATGATGCCGCCCTCGAGTCCCGATCATGGTACGAACGCGCTGCCGCtgctctctcttccaaggCCGATGTGGCGCACGGCCCCAGTGGTTTCCGATCCAGGGCTCACACATCCGGCCTGCGTCGCCGTGCTTCTCGACATCATAACGAGACTGGCCAAAAGCTCGTAAGGCGTAAGAAGGAGACTACTCAGAAGCTTGGCggtgaaaagaagaagaagaagaggtctTGCAAGGCCAAAACGACTGGCCTTGGCACCGCTGCTCctgcatcttcatcctctgtgAGCAAGGGAGTCATCGCAGCTACCGTGTCCAATTCTCTTGGTACATTTGCCAGCGCTGCTACTGCTGGCGCTAGCTCGCAGGCCGAGTCTAGCGCGgtgtcatcttcctcttctaaCGCCGCACACGTCACCAACTACGCTCCTACTACCACTTCTTCTATTGAGAGctccaccatcaccgaTTCTGCCTCTGCTGTCACGGATGCTTGGTCCCCTGAAATTTCTATTGGTCTCTCTGCTGGCATCTCCAGCAACGCGTCCATCGACATTCTCACCACGTACACTGTCCCCGATTCTGCTACCACCGCTCCTACCATCTCCCCCAGTGTGTCCGCCTCGGCTACCTCTTCAGCGGCCAACTCTTCTGTATCTGAGCTTTCCAgcgagcttcttccttgggGCCACGGTGTTTCCAGTTGGACTACTTCTGATGGTCTCCTCACCT ACGATGCTGCCCTTAAGCCTCTGACTGCTGGTAAACTTCCTAGCACTGGTAACGCTCCCGATGGTACCTCAGCTCTCTACGCCCACTTCCCCGCTGGTTCTTATGGTCTCACCGATTCCGGTTTCTCTTTCTATTCTTCAGGTGCTCACTCTGGTGTCGAGGTCGACAGCGCTAGTGAGGTCGCATTCTCTTATTCTGTCTACTTTGAGGAAGGTTTTGGCTTCAACAAGGGTGGAAAAATGCCCGGTCTTTACGGTGGAACTAGCTTGTCTGAGGCTAAGAGCTGCAGTGGCGGTCGACAGGATGATAGAGGAAGCTGTTTCTCAGCGAGATTAATGTGGAGGGCTGACGGTGCCGGCGAAATTTATGACTACTTGCCTGTTTCTTACACTGGCACCGACGACGGTTACGGCGAGTCCA TTGACCGAGGAGCATTCACCTGGGCTACCGGTCGATGGCAAACCGTTGCTATACGAGTCAAGCTCAATGACGTTGGACAAGCTAACGGCGAGCAAGAACTTTTCATTGATGGCAAAAGCGTGATCAACATTTCTGGAGTCACCTTTGCTACTGAAGATGACACCAAAGTCTTCGGTATCATGGCTCAGACCTTCTTC GGCGGTCACGCTTCCGACTGGGCTTCTCCCAAGGACCAGAACTTGTATTTCAAGGACTGGACTCTTACTGTCCTCGCTTAA